The genome window CGAGTATAATATTTATTTAGGATTTTTTTTCTGTGTTCAAGTTCATGACAAAGACTTTGGCACGTTTCTTAAGACTGTCTGAAGTTCCAACAATCAATTGAAGAGGCGACAATAGCGCGTCACCGTCATATAAAACAGTGTGAAATATTCTTcctttttattcttttttttaaataaaaatttgagaaaatacataaaatgaaaaataaaacattttttctGTAAACTAAAagataaaaaacatttatttatactGAGAAAGTATTGAGTTCTATTTATTCATGATTTTTGTTTGATTTCCTCAAAACTGCGCAATACAAGTCACATTTTGCGATCCTGAGAACGTACGTGGCCTGCTTGGTGCTGGCTTTTGCTCTCATCTCctgtcgttgttgttgttgttgttgttgttgttgttgttgttgttgatgccCCAATCCcatttgtgtgtgtctgacagcgtgtgtgtgtgtgtgtgtgtgactgtgtttgtgtgtgcgcatgagtgtgtgtgaagagAACAGGAATAGTTTGTCAGTTGTTTTTTTTATCCTCAACTCCACGGTCCACATTGAGAGATGGTTTGCTTTTCCAACTTCAAACGTACCATTCATTAAAGTTGGGTGCCAGTCCTTCGCTGTGACCAGACGTGTTTTGCACCGCTAATGGCGGTGTTTTTGTCGGGTCTTCCGTGTTGGCTGAGACCAGCACTGGTGGTGTGGACGACTCGTATCCAGAGCTGGCTGCTGGAGACGATTCGGATGCTTGAGACTCATGTacctgaaaaaaataaaaataattaaacactaAGAATAACGTATACTATTATTATATGCCCCAGTCCATGAAGTGGCTAGCAGAGTGTTGGATTTAAATGCGGATTAAAACTCTGGATTTTGTATAGCTTCTATAACACACAGAAAACTTAAAACAGGCACGGCAACTTCTACACTGCAAAATATGTCCAAATCAATGCTCCATTAACGTGCATCGTAACacgtatttttctttttaaactcaaatatttaaatgtgaagAGAAAACATTTAGACGCATGCATTGCTTTAAACCAGgcttgtttttttaattaacgcAAAAAAGGTTTCAAACCGTAAATCTAGTTTAGAAGAGTGGCAGGCATGTAGGGCTTTATTCACAGATAATTCACTGATATATTCAAATTGTTTAATTGTGATGTTAAGTAGGCCTATCCCTAATATACTCTATAACATCttaaatgtttctttttttgCACCGAAATAGTGCTGTAACAGCTTAAGAAATGCCTGAAGTTGTGATAGTTCCTGTCTGTTGCAGGGGGGTGgagagtgtgtgtatatgtgtgttaaTGTGTTTAAGGAGTAATGAAGACGTTAATTACCTTCATGTGTTTCCTGAGAGAGCTGGGGTGTGTGTATGACTTGTCGCACACTTTGCAGATGTATGGCTTGTCTGATGTGTGCACATGCATGTGCTTTTTCCTGTCGCTGCTGTTGGCGAAGCGTCTGTCACAGCCATCAAATTCACACTTAAACGGCTTCTCACCTGCAGGATTAAATACACACCATGAGTTACCCCAATGGCCCGAACAAACAAACTCCCATTGTAACACATCATGTAAAGCCGCAGCccgatgtaaatggtctgcagcgTATTATATAACAAGAGTAACCTACATTTTCTGGTCGACATGGATACAGCTACACTACTACACTCTGCTCTGTCAGGCTTTATTTATTCAAGAGGCCTGCTCCTACTACTACTGGCCTGCTCTTTGCGTCTGCTCCTATAGTAAACATTGAATCAACAGGGCATCTTCTGCACTATATGATAGCTGAACAAGGACAATAATTAGCTACAAACTGATTCCTTATCATTTTATATAAAGTTCAGAAGGCACAAGAGGTAGTCTAGCTCTAAAGAGCACTTTAACTTGAATACATGCGTAAAGTATCTATCTTTATATATCTCATCCAACTTCCTAGCAGAAAACTACAGGGATTAATGGTTAACATAACGAGTTGGACAACAACAACATCACATTTTTCTTAAATTATCATGCTAACAATAATGTATCACTTTGTTTATTATGAACTGCACTACAACTATTTGGAAACTGTTCAGCTGGATACATGTGGGCCCAACTTCTCAGATGGTTATTGTAAACAACAAAATATGCACACATTTGTTAGCACTCTAAAACAGACAGGATTCAGCATTTCTAAACATACAAGCATCACTTTAAAACAGTGTTATTTTACGCATGCTTTTGCCGGTGCCTACCTGTATGTGTTCTTTTGTGGATTTTCAAATTTTCCGATCTGGCGAATATTTTCCCACATCCGGGGAATGGGCATGGGAATGGTTTTTCTCCCGTGTGCACACGGATGTGGTTGACGAGTTTGTACTTGGCCTTAAAAGATTTCCCTTCTCTCGGGCAGTCCTCCCAAAAGCAGATGTGGTTGCTCTGCTCCGGGCCGCCAACATGCTCCATGGACACATGAGTGACCATCTCGTGCATTGTGCTGAACGTCCTCTCGCAAGTCTTTTTGGGTCTGTTCATCTGGTTCTCGTCAATCCATTTGCAGGATAATTCTTGTTTAATTGGTTGTCTCATGTATCTAAAGAAGGCCCCGGGACCGTGGTGTGTCGGCACATTCATCCCCATGTTCATGTTGATGGGATGGCTGTAGTTGTGGAGCTGAGCCCCGTAGTGGTCCGTCCGAGGGCTCGCAACCGGACGGTACGGATCAGGTCGTCCGAAAATGTCCCCACGTAAGCCAAGATGCATTTGGCTGTTAACAACATGTCCACTCGGTGAAGTGTGGCTCACCCCCTGGTCGTGAAGTCCTGGAAACAACAAATGTCCGGGGTTATCGCTCATCCCGGACGGACCGTGGAGGCTACCCGCCGAAGCTGCAAAGAGGCCATGCTGTGCGCTCGGCCCCGTGGACTCTCCAACACCCCGGTTCCGGAAGAGAAAGTCCCGTGTTGAATTGAAAGCTCCCCCGCCGTACGAGCCCACCTGCCCGCCGTGAGTGTGTCCCAGGGCAGCTGCATATCCAGTGGCTTGCGGGGTGAACGCTGATGTCTGGCTGGAGGCGATATCGTGTGCCACGCCGGGGCTGATTTTGAAAGCTGCGGAGTGGGGGGGATCGGCGAAGGGATTCAACCCCAGACCCGGGTCTCTGTTCCCGAGGTCGTGGTGCCGTGGTGTACCGAAACCCCCGACTCCTAACGATGCAAACTGCGGACCGCTATCAAGAAGCATAGTCATGAGCTTGAAGCTAATTTAGGAGAGGTGAAGAAAACAAAATTAAAATCCAGTGCAGCGGAGCGCGCAAGCTGCAGACACCGCGCCGAGATTTACCACGTTTTACGAAAAtcctaaaataaaaaacaacggGGCAGAAACGGTGAAAAATCCTATGCGTAAAGAGTTGGGAGAAAAAAAACTCCCGTTGACTGCGATCCGTGAGAAAGAGGATCAAACTTCCCCCCCTTTCCAGCCGGATGATGTCCTTGGACTGATAAAGTCAATCACTCACTCCCCGAACATAAATGAACTCAGGAGGCAGTGCTACGACagccaatgagcgctcagctacCCCTCTGACACGTGACTGCGAAGGAGGGTGTTAATTGGCTAGATTTCTGGTGATTGGCACAGTTTGGTATTGAAGATGGCAGGTCGTCTCAATTGGTTTCATTTGATTGGCTCTTACAGGCATTATTTTGCAGGTAAAGCGGAGCACTAGCGCAGATCCTGCATGTGTTATGTGCAGAGCATGTCTCATGCAGCCTTGCATGGTTTTATATTCCTCAGAAACTACCAGGCAAATAATATACAAATAATTGGATCAGTTATTATGCCACCCAGAAATTTTTTAACAACTATATTTCTAGAGTGGCACACTCTATTATTTCACAGTAACAGCAACGAACTAACACTgcataaaaaaaacgtttttggtTGAGTTTTTTGAACATATTTAAAACTTTataatacattttgaaatgcCTGCTATTTAacatctctatctatctatctatatatatcatTGACTCATCTGTTATTCTTATCCTTCATGTGACCAGTTTAGCTCTTATTAACTGAAAACTTGAATGTACTTGGCACAGTTCCAAACTGTGGCTTTCTTGAAGCCGCTTGAAAGGGGAGGGGGGTATTTTTTTTGTGCAAAAGCTCTATAGGGTGTAAGACGGTGGAATAAAAGGCAGAAAGAAAGATGGCAGTAATTGTAATATCCTGAGATTTTTTAGCTCAGCCAAAAATTCCTGCCATTGAGCAAGTTTCACAGGGCTGCCACTGACTCGCTGCAGGACACATAAAATCTGATCAAGTTCAGAGACGCGCTGAGTGCTTCAAGCGGCGCTTTTTAACTCCAAGCCATTCACATCCTTTCCCCCTCAATCTGTCCCAGGAAGGAGCTCACATTCTTTATTTTAAGGGATCTGGACCAACAAAATCTTCAAATCAGTCCTTCATTCTGCTTTCGCCCTCACCCTACCGCATTCACCCCAGAACATTTCCTCGAGAAAGAGTTATAGATTGAAAAGGTGAGTTTTCTTACTTCTCCGTCGTCCATCTGTTAGTAGCAGCATGAGGCAGGCCTGTGTGGACTGCACGGTGGCGAAGTGCAAACGTCTAGCCTACAGTGTATTATATTTAGCCGGTGGAGGTTAGTTTTCTTGAAGTGAACATAGCCTGCTCGTTATTTAGGCCTGTTACTCATACGTTAATTTAAATGTTGCAAGGACCTGCATACCTCTGTTTTTTTATGGAAGTCGCGCACATTAGTACAACACTTGCGCTTTTTGTACATAACCTCGACAATTTGTCTTGAAGCAAAACGACGAATGAGACTCACTtcatctcttttcctccgtaaactgctctctctctctctctctctctctctctctctctctctctccctctctctctctctctctctcctcttctctctctctctcctctctctctctctctctctctctctctctctctctctccctctcccattTTCTCCCCCTCCCTCTGTTTGTCTgcctctttctccctctcttttctccttctctcctctctctcaccaAGCATACATAGCCTCTCACAGTTTACTCCTCCcttcactctctcacacacacacacacacacacacacacacacacaacacacacacacacacacacacacacacacacacaccacacacacacacacacacacacacacacacacacacacacacacacacacacacacacacacacacacacacacacacacacacacacacacacgtcctctCACGGCAAACCATGCGCATGCACgaaaacacacacagtaaaccattagcacacatgcacacacaccaacacgtaGCCTACAAAgagacgcacacgcacacgcatacacgcacacacacacacacacacacacacacacacacacacacacacacacacacacacacacacacacacacacacacacacacacacacacacacacacacacacacacacacacacacacacacacagttaacaTAGTTTGCCTTTGCAGTTTTGCAGTATGAGATTTATAGCGACCTTTGTGATCTTTCACAAGTGACAAGCAGCCTGTTAAGTTTTCCTCTATTCCGTCCGTATTTTATTGGCTTGTTGAAACGTGTAGGCCCCATACGCCACTTAAGGTCATGTGCCCTGTATTTGCAGCCACATTATCACTATGGAATAATAACGTAACATGGTTTAGATGAGTCACAAATGTTTGTGAGCGACAGCAGCAGCGTCGGCAATGCTGAGAAAAAGAGAAGCTGTCATCAAATAGACCTATAAGAGCAACTGTTGCCTGTCTAAAATTACTGCAGATCTCTTCAGGTGTTCTGGTATTTATTAAAACGGTATTTATTACGTAATTAATTCTACAATTGTGGATTGCCAAGATTTGAGCTTAAAAAAATCGatgttctgttgttttgtcaACCCCGAATACGAGGTTGCACGAATAGgtcatatatttttcttttctttttggtAAAAAATAACAACCCAAAGAATCAGACTGCTTTGCCGCATACATACTTTTTTTGGTGAACAATAGAAAATGGAGAAACTTAAAAACAGGGGAAAGTGCTTCACAGGCTTTTTATAGTGTTGCACTTTTGGTAGCCATTTGTCTCACTCACACCAGCCATTTTCCCCCCAGAATATTTCCCCCGCTCCTCGGGCATGCCGCCCTTcacattttcacctcttttttgACATGTCTATTACCTttaattattttacattttacacCGTTATATTTTCTAGTTTTGCAACCACTGACATTAGTGTTCAAACCGTTAGAGATGTGAGTTTCACTTTCGTAAAACGATTAATTGAATATGCTTAGTGGTTTAGGTGTTTTCTTTGATTGCAATGTTGGAAACAGTCTAAAATATTTAATGATCATTTGCACGTGGGTGTAATGCAACGTGCTAAATTATCACGTTATTCTGCAGCACTATTTAGACTATAATTTGATGATTTAGTTATCTCTGCTGGGATTACCTCATAGGGCGTTTGGATAGCCCATTGGTTATAACATAAGCTTCTTCAAACTGAGCATGCGCGTTACCTTAAAATATCCCCATATTGTACTGTGCATACCTCTTTGACAGTATGCCCATGCTGTTGGAAAAGAGCAGAACATAACCATCAGCCTAAAT of Pseudochaenichthys georgianus chromosome 10, fPseGeo1.2, whole genome shotgun sequence contains these proteins:
- the zic3 gene encoding zinc finger protein ZIC 3, yielding MTMLLDSGPQFASLGVGGFGTPRHHDLGNRDPGLGLNPFADPPHSAAFKISPGVAHDIASSQTSAFTPQATGYAAALGHTHGGQVGSYGGGAFNSTRDFLFRNRGVGESTGPSAQHGLFAASAGSLHGPSGMSDNPGHLLFPGLHDQGVSHTSPSGHVVNSQMHLGLRGDIFGRPDPYRPVASPRTDHYGAQLHNYSHPINMNMGMNVPTHHGPGAFFRYMRQPIKQELSCKWIDENQMNRPKKTCERTFSTMHEMVTHVSMEHVGGPEQSNHICFWEDCPREGKSFKAKYKLVNHIRVHTGEKPFPCPFPGCGKIFARSENLKIHKRTHTGEKPFKCEFDGCDRRFANSSDRKKHMHVHTSDKPYICKVCDKSYTHPSSLRKHMKVHESQASESSPAASSGYESSTPPVLVSANTEDPTKTPPLAVQNTSGHSEGLAPNFNEWYV